CAACGCCATGGAGAATCCGGATGAACGGACCGTCATCGCCACCAGTACGATCAATCTGCAACGGCAATTGTACGAAAAAGACATTCCGATGCTGTTCCGCCTTTTGGGGCGAAGCTGCAAGGTCGCGTTGGCTGTCGGACGGTCAAACTACCTGTGCATCCGCCGCTTCCTGCAGAAGAAAGAGGAATCGGCATTGCTGGCTACCGATCCGAACAGCGACCTGTATCGGATCGACCAATGGGCCAGGGAGACGGAGACGGGACTGCGCAGCGACTATCCGTACGCTATGCCGATGGATCTCTGGCTGGACATCAACAGTGACAGCGACCTGTGCCAGGGACACACTTGTCCGTACTTCACCCAATGCTTCCACACCAAGGCGAAACTCAGGTGCAAGGAGGCGAAGATCATTGTCAGCAACCACCACCTGCTGTTCAGTGACGCGGCAAGCCGCCTGGAAAGCCAGGCGGATTTTGATGGGGACGGGGTACTCCCCGGATTCTCCCGCCTGATCATCGACGAGGCGCACAACATCGAGGACAACGCGACGGAGTATTTCACCCAGACGTATGATCCCAAGGAGATGCGACGCCAGATGGGGATCATCGAACGGCGCAGCGGTTCCTCATCCCTGCTGGAATCGTTGGCTCCGTATGCCGAAGACCAGCATCTGGTGGACGCCATCCACGATGATATCGCATTGCTCGCCTCCCAGGTGGACACGTTGGATCAACTGCTGTTGGCGTTGTTCGCCCGAACGGACTACCAGCCCCTGCTGGTCAAACGTGAGTATGAGGAGAAGCTTTCCGGATTCAAAACAGCCGCGTTGGATGTGGCCGCCACCAGCGGCCGGCTTGCGGCGAAGATCAACACGCTGGTGGAGCACAACAGCGCTCCGGATGAGTTTGAGACGCGGATCACCGAACTGAGGGTCCGGGGAACACGGGTCCAGGTGATGGGGGAAGTGCTTTCCACCTTCTGCAATTTCGCCGGTTGGAACGACGACATCCATTGGTTCAATACGGAGATCAGCCGGAACAATATGCGGCGGGTGCAGGTGTTGATCACCCCGCTGGACATCTCCTCTCTTTTGGTTGAGGCGATCTTCAAGAAGCTTGCCACGGTGGTGTGCACTTCCGCAACACTGTGCATCGGTGACAGTTTTGCGTTCTGGGGAAGCAGGGTGGGGTTGCCGTATGACGAGGAACGCCCGTTCCTCACCGGGGTGTTCCCGTCTCCGTTTGATTTCAAGCGGCGTCTTCTCTTGCTTACTCCGATGGACGCCGTCATCACCGCGCCCAAACAGGACCAGGAACCATATGTCAGCTATATCTCGGAAACGATCTACCAATGCATCCGCTCCTCCGAAGGAGGTGCGTTGGTGTTGTTCACCAGCTACGCCATGCTGAAGCAGGTCAAGGAGCGTATCCGTGACCGGATGGCGGAGAATCACCTCTCGATGTACTGCCAGGGGGAGGCGGACCGGTACACCCTGCTGTCCAAGTTCATCCAGGAGAACGACAGCTCGCTGCTTGCCACCAGCAGCTTCTGGGAAGGCGTTGACGCGCCGGGGCAGACGCTCCGCATGGTGATCATCGTCAAGCTTCCGTTCCAGGTTCCCTCCGACCCGGTGTTCAAGGCGCGGTGTGACGCATTGGACGCCCAAGGGGGGAGTGGATTCGGCCAGTTGGGGATCCCATCGGCGACGATGCGGCTGAAACAAGGGTTCGGACGGCTCCTCCGCACCAAGGACGACCGGGGCATCGTGTTGATCCTGGACGGCCGCTTGATGACCAAAGGATACGGGGTTACGATGCTCCGCGCCCTTCCTCCCTGTTTTCATCCTGAGTCGGTGACATCGACGCTGGGGGAGAAAATCGAGGATTTCCTGTTTGGCGGGACATGAAAAAACGGAACCGTTGCGTGGGTTCCGTTTTTTTTCTTGCCGATGGACTGGATCAGTCGATCACAGCCAGAATGTCATCCATTTTCAGAATCAGGTACTCTTCGTTGCCGTCCTTGACGGATACGCCGGCGAACTTGTCATGGATGATGCGGTCACCG
The window above is part of the Sphaerochaeta sp. genome. Proteins encoded here:
- a CDS encoding ATP-dependent DNA helicase, producing the protein MTINDIYSIFDAGGVLSKGFSGYEYREGQLKMAELVRQAYEQHAILAVEAGTGIGKSFAYLVPALYNAMENPDERTVIATSTINLQRQLYEKDIPMLFRLLGRSCKVALAVGRSNYLCIRRFLQKKEESALLATDPNSDLYRIDQWARETETGLRSDYPYAMPMDLWLDINSDSDLCQGHTCPYFTQCFHTKAKLRCKEAKIIVSNHHLLFSDAASRLESQADFDGDGVLPGFSRLIIDEAHNIEDNATEYFTQTYDPKEMRRQMGIIERRSGSSSLLESLAPYAEDQHLVDAIHDDIALLASQVDTLDQLLLALFARTDYQPLLVKREYEEKLSGFKTAALDVAATSGRLAAKINTLVEHNSAPDEFETRITELRVRGTRVQVMGEVLSTFCNFAGWNDDIHWFNTEISRNNMRRVQVLITPLDISSLLVEAIFKKLATVVCTSATLCIGDSFAFWGSRVGLPYDEERPFLTGVFPSPFDFKRRLLLLTPMDAVITAPKQDQEPYVSYISETIYQCIRSSEGGALVLFTSYAMLKQVKERIRDRMAENHLSMYCQGEADRYTLLSKFIQENDSSLLATSSFWEGVDAPGQTLRMVIIVKLPFQVPSDPVFKARCDALDAQGGSGFGQLGIPSATMRLKQGFGRLLRTKDDRGIVLILDGRLMTKGYGVTMLRALPPCFHPESVTSTLGEKIEDFLFGGT